A region from the Triticum aestivum cultivar Chinese Spring chromosome 3D, IWGSC CS RefSeq v2.1, whole genome shotgun sequence genome encodes:
- the LOC123078063 gene encoding zinc finger CCCH domain-containing protein 5, whose translation MMESYAASPKDGGGGGAEGGRADAATGLEESMWRLGLAGGEEAAGEGLPERPGEANCVYYLRTGACGYGETCRYNHPRDRAAAFDGGTRTARTVEYPERPGQPPCEYYMKNGTCKFGSNCKYNHPREGGSVQPVVLNSCGYPLRLGEKECSYYIKTGHCKFGSTCKFHHPEGPEHGVVSETPNMYPPVQQLPVSSPLPYPPLASWQLGRPSVLPGSFFPGSYPPMMHPSAVMPMQGWNPYMPPINQVASAGGQQTVQAGPLYGLSHQGPPSAVAYGSNYASLSSSAWPSSDKQEVVFPERPGQPECHHYMKTGTCKFGSTCKYNHPQYLSTPRSNYMLSPLGLPIRPGAQPCLYYSQHGFCKFGPGCKFDHPLGALSYSPSASSLGDVPIAPYPLSLPVAPMAPSPSSSGLRPDYILAKDSSANQPASPGTTFGNAGQLSKIYAPHMLLRPPTSATGATVTIHGGEF comes from the exons ATGATGGAGTCGTACGCCGCGTCCCCCAaggacggcggcgggggcggcgccgagGGCGGCCGCGCTGACGCTGCCACTGGCCTGGAAG AGTCGATGTGGAGGCTGgggctggccggcggcgaggaggcggccggGGAGGGGCTGCCGGAGCGGCCCGGCGAGGCCAACTGCGTCTACTACCTCCGCACGGGGGCCTGCGGCTACGGGGAGACCTGCCGCTACAACCACCCTCGCGATCGCGCCGCCGCG TTTGATGGAGGGACAAGGACCGCACGCACAGTGGAGTATCCAGAACGCCCAGGTCAGCCACCGTGCGAG TACTACATGAAGAATGGGACTTGTAAGTTTGGCTCTAATTGCAAGTATAATCATCCCAGAGAAGGCGGTTCTGTACAACCAGTTGTCTTAAATTCCTGTGGTTACCCTCTGCGTCTG GGTGAGAAAGAGTGTTCCTACTATATCAAAACTGGCCATTGCAAATTTGGATCAACATGTAAATTTCATCATCCAGAAGGGCCAGAACATGGTGTTGTTTCAGAGACACCAAACATGTATCCACCAGTGCAACAACTGCCTGTCTCTTCCCCTCTTCCATATCCACCTCTAGCCAGTTGGCAATTGGGGAGGCCTTCTGTTCTGCCAGGATCATTTTTCCCGGGCTCTTATCCTCCAATGATGCACCCATCTGCAGTCATGCCAATGCAGGGATGGAACCCTTACATG CCACCTATCAACCAAGTCGCGTCAGCTGGGGGACAGCAAACTGTTCAGGCAGGACCATTGTATGGCTTATCACACCAAGGGCCTCCATCTGCAGTTGCTTATGGCAGTAATTATGCATCGTTGTCTTCTTCAGCATGGCCTTCAAGTGACAAACAAGAAGTTGTCTTTCCAGAGCGCCCTGGGCAGCCTGAATGCCACCACTACATGAAGACAGGGACCTGTAAATTTGGATCCACGTGTAAATACAATCATCCTCAATACCTGAGTACACCTAGGTCCAACTATATGCTGAGCCCTCTAGGTCTTCCAATTCGTCCG GGTGCCCAGCCATGTCTTTACTACTCACAGCATGGGTTTTGCAAATTTGGTCCCGGATGCAAATTTGATCACCCACTGGGTGCTCTGAGCTACAGTCCTTCAGCATCATCGCTTGGTGACGTGCCTATCGCTCCATATCCTCTCAGTCTCCCTGTTGCTCCTATGGCCCCATCTCCATCATCTTCTGGTCTGCGGCCAGATTACATTCTGGCCAAGGACTCCTCAGCAAATCAGCCAGCGTCACCTGGAACTACATTTGGAAATGCTGGACAGTTGTCAAAAATCTATGCTCCACACATGCTTCTCCGTCCTCCAACTTCTGCAACCGGTGCCACTGTCACCATCCATGGTGGAGAGTTCTGA